Genomic segment of Acidobacteriota bacterium:
ATGGTGATGCCGGGCGACAACATCCAGCTGGAGATCACGCTGCACACCCCGGTGGCCATGGAGAAGGGCCTCCGCTTCGCTATCCGCGAAGGCGGTCGCACCGTCGGCGCGGGAACCATCTCCGAGATTATTAAGTAAATACGAGCGCCGCCCGCTGAAGGCGGGCGGCGACTCTGACAAGTTCTTTGCGTAAAGAAAAGAGAGAAGACGATGGCAGGACAGAGAATCAGGATTCGTTTGAAGGCTTATGACTACCGCGTGCTCGACACCTCCACCGGAGAGATCGTCGAGACGGCAAAGCGCACTGGCGCACAGGTCGCAGGGCCGATTCCGCTGCCGACGATGAAGAACAAGTACTGCGTTCTGCGTTCGCCCCACGTCGACAAGAAGTCACGCGAGGC
This window contains:
- the rpsJ gene encoding 30S ribosomal protein S10, encoding MAGQRIRIRLKAYDYRVLDTSTGEIVETAKRTGAQVAGPIPLPTMKNKYCVLRSPHVDKKSREAFEIRTHKRLIDILEPTQQTVDALMKLDLPAGVDVEIKTVQK
- the tuf gene encoding elongation factor Tu (EF-Tu; promotes GTP-dependent binding of aminoacyl-tRNA to the A-site of ribosomes during protein biosynthesis; when the tRNA anticodon matches the mRNA codon, GTP hydrolysis results; the inactive EF-Tu-GDP leaves the ribosome and release of GDP is promoted by elongation factor Ts; many prokaryotes have two copies of the gene encoding EF-Tu), with the protein product MVMPGDNIQLEITLHTPVAMEKGLRFAIREGGRTVGAGTISEIIK